The Streptomyces venezuelae genomic interval CCACCTGGACGCGCCCGCCGTCGCCGCCCATGTCGTGGCCTGCACCGAGGCGGGCCTCCAGGCCGGCTTCCACGCCATCGGGGACGCCGCCGTCACCGCCGTCGTCGAGGGCTTCCGCGCCGCCGCCGACAAGCTCGGCCTCGCCCGGATCCGGGCCGCCCGGCACCGCGTCGAGCACGCCGAGATGCTCACCCCCGAGACGATCGCCGCCTTCGCCGAGCTCGGCCTCACCGCCTCCGTCCAGCCCGCCTTCGACGCGCTCTGGGGCGGCGAGGAGGGCATGTACGCCGACCGGCTCGGCGCCGAGCGGGCCAGGACCCTCAACCCGTACGCGGCGCTGCTGCGCGCCGGTGTGCCGCTGGCCTTCGGCTCCGACAGCCCGGTCACCCCGCTCGACCCGTGGGGCACCGTCCGCGCCGCGGCCTTCCATCGCACCCCGGAGCACCGGATCTCCGTCCGGGCCGCCTTCACCGCCCACACCCGGGGCGGCTGGCGGGCCGTGGGCCGCGACGACGCCGGGACGCTCGTCCCCGGCGCCCCCGCCGACTACGCGGTCTGGCGCACCGGCGAACTCCTCGTCCAGGCCCCCGACGACCGGGTGGCCCGCTGGTCCACCGACCCCCGCTCCGGCACGCCCGGTCTGCCCGATCTGTCGCCCGGCGCGGAGCTCCCCGTCTGCCTGCGCACGGTGGTGTACGGACAGACGGTGTTCGTACGGCCGAACGAGTGATGTAGCGATATTTCCGACCCCCGAGCACCGCTCCGTACGCTTGTCCCCGACCTGCGGATCTTCCTCTCCGGCCTGGCCTTTCAGGAAGTCTCCGCAGGTCAAGCGGGTGTTGACAGCGGACGGTCGGGGACGGGTAGGTTCACCGGGTCCACCACAGGACGTCCGACCGGTTCACGCCGCCCCGCAGTCGCCGACCGCCGCCCGCGCCTCGGCCGCGAGGGAAGGTTTCTCCGGCGGAAGGTGCGACCCGGGTGGGGCCCGGACGTTCAGTAGACAACGGCTCTCGGTCGATCCGCAGCCAGCGGATCCCAGGTCGGACCGAAGGACGTCGGGCCCCGCACCGCACGGCAACCGCCCCCAAATGTCCCGTAACCGCACGACCACCTCGCCGGAGCACTCCGAGGACCTCGCTATGGTGGGGTACTCGTATGTATCCGAAGGGGCAGTAGTGAACGACGGTGGCCAGAGGCGTTACGGCCCGCTCGGCAAGGCCTTGGTGATCATTCCGACCTACAACGAGGCGGAGAACATCAAGCCGATCGTCGCGCGGGTGCGGGAAGCCGTACCCGAGGCGCACGTGCTCGTCGCGGACGACAACAGCCCCGACGGTACGGGCAAGTTCGCGGACGAGATCTCCGCCGAGGACGATCACGTCCACGTCCTGCACCGGAAGGGCAAGGAGGGGCTCGGCGCCGCCTACCTCGCCGGCTTCCGCTGGGGCATCGAGCACGGCTACGGCGTCCTCGTCGAGATGGACGCGGACGGCTCGCACCAGCCCGAGGAGCTGCCGCGGCTGCTCACCGCCCTCAAGGGCGCGGACCTGGTCCTCGGCTCCCGCTGGGTGCCGGGCGGCCGGATCGTGAACTGGCCCAAGTCCCGCGAGTTCATCTCCCGGGGCGGCAGCCTCTACTCCCGCGTGATGCTCGACGTCCCGATCCGTGACGTCACCGGCGGCTACCGGGCCTTCCGCAAGGAGACCCTGGAGGGCCTGGGCCTGGAGGACGTGGCCTCCGCGGGTTACTGCTTCCAGGTCGACCTGGCCCGTCGCGCGGTCGCCGCCGGCTTCCATGTCGTCGAGGTCCCGATCACCTTCGTGGAGCGGGAGATCGGCGACTCCAAGATGAGCCGGAACATCGTCGTCGAGGCGCTGTGGCGGGTCACCGGCTGGGGTCTGACGGCGCGGGCGGAGAAGGTCGGCAAGCTGCTCGGCCGCAAGTCCTCCTGACGCCTCCCCGGGAGTCCTGTCCCCGTCGCGCGTACTGATCCTTTCTTTACGACGTTCCGGCGGGGTGCCAGGCACACTGGGAGCCATGACGACCGGCGCACCGCCTCCCCTCGCCCCCAAGCGCTCCCGCGCGCGCACCCTCGTTCCCCTCGCCGTCGCCGCCTGGCTGGTCCTGGAGATCTGGCTGCTGACGGTGGTGGCGAACGCGACGGGCGCGCTGACCGTGCTCGCCCTGCTCGTCGGTGGCGCCGTCCTCGGCGCCACCGTGGTGAAGCGGGCGGGCCGACGCGCCTTCCGGAACCTCACCACGACCTTCCAGCAGGCCCAGGCGGCCGCCCAGACGGGCCAGGCGCCCTCGCCGGACGGGCGGACCGGTGCGGAGGACCGCAACGGCTTCCTGATGCTCGGCGGTCTGCTCCTGATGGTCCCCGGGTTCGCCTCGGACGCGTTCGGACTCCTGCTGCTGATCCCGCAGGTCCGCACCCTCCTCGGGCGGTACGCGGAGAAGGCCGTCGAGCGCCGTATGGCCGCGGCGCCTCCCGGCAGCCTCCAGGACGCCTTCCAGCAGGCGCGCATCCACCGCCCGGACGGAAAGGTCGTCCAGGGTGAGGTCGTCCGCGAGGACGCGAGCCAGGGCCCCCGCCGGCCCGAGGAGCCCCGCCCGCCCCTGCTGCCGTGACCGAGGCCGTACTCGCTCCGCGCATCCTCCCCGGGTGCGCGGAGCTTCTCTTGTCCCCGGCGGCCGGTGAGGGTTTCGCGGACGCGGAAACGCCGCGGGGCCCGGTACACGATGTGTGTACCGGGCCCCGCGGCGTTGTTCGTCCGGCGGTCCGCTACGCGGACTTGCGGCTGTCGCGCGGATGTACGGCGATGTTCATGGCGCCGGAGCGCAGAACGGCCAGCCTTTCGGCGAGGACCTCCTCCAGCTCCTCGCGGGTTCGCCGCTCCATGAGCATGTCCCAGTGCGTACGCGCAGGCTTGCCCTTCTTCTCCTCAGGTCCGTCCCCGTCCACCAGGAGTGCCTGGATTCCGCAGACCTTGCATTCCCACTCCGGCGGAATTTCCGCCTCCACCGAGAAGGGCATCTCAAAACGATGGCCCTTCTCGCATGCGTACTCCACGGCCTGGCGCGGAGCCAGATCGATGCCGCGGTCGGTCTCGTAGCTGGTCACCACGAGGCGCGTGCCGCGAAGAGCTCGCTCACTCATGAATCGTGCCTCCCGGGCTTGTCGCCCACAGGACAGGTGTCGCTGTCGTCGTTATCCGGTCAACGTCCGGTCGGCGGTAAAGATTCCCGTGCCGGGTCATGCGTCGCCCGTCGTGCCGCCCCTTGTTGTACCCACCAGTGCCCGTTTTGTCACATCTGACATCAGATGTAACTCACTGTCTTCACCAAAGCAGCACGCAGTAACGGTCCGCCTGGCAGGCCAAAGGCGTACACTACCGGCCTTTCACTTCCGCGTCTAAATTCGCTCCGGCAGCGGGTTGCCCGCCTCCTCCACCGCGCGCCGCACCGGGACCCGGGCGAGCAGGACGAAGCCGACAGCGAAGAAGATCACGAGAGAGATGATGGCATCCCGATAGCTCCCGGTCAGCTGATACGCGAGACCGAACACGAGCGGACCCAGCCAGCTCAGTCCCCGGTCGCTCATCTCGTAGGCCGAGAAGTACTCCGCCTCCTTGCCACGCGGCACCAGATGCGAGAAGAGCGAGCGCGAAAGCGCCTGGCTGCCGCCCAGGACCAGGCCGATCGCGGCCGCCAGGCAGTAGAAGAACACGGGCGCGTCGGCCGGCAGGAAGTAACCCGCAGCCAGGATCAGCGTCCAGACCGCGAGCGAGGCGAGAATCGTCCGCTTGGCGCCGTGCGTCCGGGCGAGTCGCCCCATCCCCAGGGCGCCCGCCACCGCGAGCACCTGGACGAGGAGAACCGCCGTGATCAGGGTCGTCTGGTCGAGGCCCAGCTCCTCCGAGCCGTACACGGAGGCCTGCGAGATCACCGTCTGCACGCCGTCGTTGTAGACCAGGTAGGCCAGCAGGAAGGAGAGGGTCAGCGGATGCCGGCGCATGTCCTTGAGGGTCGCCCGCAGCTGCCGCCAGCCGCCGCCGACCGCGCCCGCCCGCTCGGCCCCGGCCGCGCGGACGTGCCGGTCGCGCAGCCGCCGCAGCGGCACGAGGGTGAACGCGCCCCACCACACGCCGGCCGAGGCGAGGCAGATCCGGACGGCCTCGCCCTCGGTGAGGCCGAACGAGTCGTGACCCGAGTACAGGACCAGGTTCAGCACCAGGACCAGCGCGCCCGACGTGTAGCCGAAGGCCCATCCCCGTGAAGAGACCTTGTCCCGCTCGTCCGGCTCCGCGATCTGCGGCAGATAGGCGTTGTAGAGCACCATCGACACCGCGAGCGAGGCGTTCGCCACGATCAGCAGGAACGCGCCCAGGAGGTAGCGCTCGCCCGCGAGGAAGAACATCCCCGCCGTGGCCGCCGCCCCCACGTAAGCCGACGCCGCGAGCAGCGGCTTCTTCCGGCCCGTACGGTCCGCCACCGCGCCCACCATGGGCATCACCAGGACCGCGACGACGATCGAGGCGGAGACGGCGTACGCGAAGAGCGAGCCCGCCCGCACGGGTATCCCGAGCGGGTGCACGAAGCCCTCCGCGTCGGACGCCGCACGCGCCACCGAGGTCAGGTACGGGCCGAGGAACACGGTCAGCACGCTCGTCGAGTACACCGAGCACGCGAAGTCGTAGAAGTACCAGCCTCGCTGCTCGCGCAGCCGCTCGGCGGGACCGGCGGCGTACTCCTCCGGTTCGGTGGTGTCTGCGGTCAAGGCCGCGCCCCCTCGCTCGTCCCCGTGATCCGCCCGGCGTCGGCTCGACGCGCGCTCAGACCCACGCCCCCCGCTCGGTCAGCACCGAGCGCAGCGTCTCCAGATGATCGGTCATGATGCCATCCACGCCCAGGTCGAGGAGAGAGTCCATCCGCTCGGGATCGTTCACCGTCCAGACGTGGACCTGGAGCCCGCGCGCGTGCGCCTCCCGTACGAAACGACGGTCGACCACCGGGAAGCCGGCCTGGCGCTCCGGGACCTGCGCCGCCACCGCGCCCGCCCGCACCGCCGCAGGGATCCCCAGCGAGCGCAGCCGCAGCCCGACGACCCCGCGCACCCCGAACGAGGTGGCGAGCCGGGGGCCCGCGAGCCGCTGGGCCCGCGCCACCCGGGACTCCGTGAAGGACCCCACGCACACCCGGTCCCAGGCGCCGGTCCGCCGGATCAGGTCCACCAGCGGCTCCAGGGCCGACTCGGCCTTGAGATCCACGTTCCAGCGGGCCTCGGGGAACTCCTCCAGGAGGTCGGCGAAGAGCGGCAGCGGCTCCTGCCCGGCCACGCGGGCCTCGCTCACCGCGGCCCAGGGCAGGTCGCGGATCCGGCCCGCGGTGTCCGTCACCCGGTCGAGGGTCGAGTCGTGGAAGGCGACGAGCACGCCGTCCGCCGTCGTGTGCACATCGGTCTCGAAGTAGCGGTAGCCGGCCGCGGCGGCCCGGCGGAAGGCGGCCGCGGTGTTCTCCAGGCCGTTCGCCGTGCCGCCGCGGTGGGCGAACGCGAGGGGGGAGGGGTGGTCGAGGTAGGGGTGGCGTACGCGAGTCACGGGCGCAGTATGGCCTGTCCCGGTGTCTCGGGGGCAACCTCCGGGCGGACGGACACCGACGGGGACGGGCGCGTGGTCTCGGGCTCGGGTGCGGCGAACCAGCGCAGGAAGTACTGGGCGAGCGGCCCGATCGCCAGCGCGTACAGGACCGTGCCGACGCCGACCGAACCGCCGAGCACGAAGCCGGTCGCGACGACGGCCACCTCGATCGCCGTCCGCACCAGCCGGATCGACCGGCCGGTGAGCCGGTGCAGACCGGTCATCAGCCCGTCACGCGGACCGGGGCCGAAGCGCGCCGCGATGTACAGGCCGGTGGCGACGCCGTTCAGGACGATGCCGAGCGCGAGCAGCGGCACCTGCCCGGCCAGGCCGTGGACGTCCGGGACCAGCGCCAGGGTGCCGTCCATCGCCACGCCGATCACGAAGACGTTGGAGACGGTGCCCAGACCCGGCTTCTGCCGGATCGGGATCCACAGGAGCAGCACCGCAGCCCCGACGGCGATCGACACCACACCGATGGTCAGCCCGGTCTTCTCGGCGAGACCCTGGTGGAGAACGCCCCACGGCTCCAGGCCGAGCCCGCTGCGCACCAGGAGCGCCGAACTCACCCCGTACAGCGTCAGGCCGACGTACAGCTGGACGAGCCGACGGGTGAGGTGCCGGCCGTGGAGGCCGGAGGCGATGGACAAGGGACTGCCCCCCAGGGTGGTGGTAGTGGACTGACTCATGACACTCTGTGGCGGGGTATCCGGTGCCAACCATGGCCAATTCGATGAAGGTGGACTGATTTCGATGGCTCAGTGGACTTCGGCGGTGGGGCCGGCGCAGCTCGCCCGGCAGCTCCAGGCGCAGCAGCCGAGGCCCGCGGGACCCGGCGCCCGCAAGCCGCCCGCCTACCGCGCCCTCGCCGACGGCATCCGCCTCCTCGTCCTGGAGGGCCGCGTCCCCGTCGCCGCACGTCTGCCCGCCGAACGGGAACTCGCCGTCGCCCTGACCGTCAGCCGTACGACGGTGGCCGCGGCCTACGAGGCGCTGCGCGCCGAGGGCTTCCTGGAGTCCCGCCGCGGCGCCGGCAGCTGGACGGCCGTACCGGCCGGGAACCCGCTGCCCGCGCGCGGGCTCGAACCGCTGCCCCCGGAGGCCCTCGGCTCGATGATCGACCTGGGCTGCGCGGCGCTGCCCGCGCCCGAGCCCTGGCTCACCCGGGGCGTCCAGGGCGCCCTGGAGGAGCTGCCGCCGTACGCCCACACGCACGGCGACTATCCGGCCGGACTGCCCGCGCTGCGACAGATGCTCGCCGACCGCTACACGGCGCGCGGCATCCCCACCATGCCCGAGCAGATCATGGTGACGACCGGGGCCATGGGCGCCATCGACGCCATCTGCCACCTCTTCGCGGGGCGGGGCGAGCGCATCGCCGTCGAGTCGCCCTCGTACGCCAACATCCTCCAGCTCATGCGGGAGGCCGGGGCCCGGCTCGTCCCCGTCGCCATGTCCGAAGGGCTCGGCAGCTGGGACATGGGCCGCTGGCGCCAGGTCCTGCGGGACGCGGCGCCCCGCCTGGCGTACGTCGTCGCCGACTTCCACAACCCGACCGGCGCGCTCGCCGACGAGGACCAGCGACGGCAGCTCGTGGACGCGGCCCGCTCGGCCGGCACGGTCCTCGTCGTCGACGAGACCATGACCGAGCTGCACCTCGACGACGACGTGGTGATGCCCAGGCCGGTCTGCGCCTTCGACCCGGCGGGCTCGACGGTCCTGACGGTCGGCTCGGCCAGCAAGGCCTTCTGGGCGGGGATGCGGATCGGCTGGGTCAGGGCCGCGCCCGACGTCATCCGCTCCCTCGTGGCCGCGCGCGCCTACGCGGACCTGGGCACCCCCGTACTGGAACAGCTCGGCGTGAACTGGCTGATGGGGACCGGCGGCTGGGAGGAGGCCGTGAGCCTCCGGCGCGCGCAGGCGCGCGAGAACCGGGACGCGCTCGTCGCCGCGGTCCGCAGGGAGCTGCCGGAGTGGGAGTTCTCGGTGCCGCAGGGCGGGCTGACCCTCTGGGTCCGTACCGGCGGGCTCTCCGGGTCCCGGCTCGCCGAGGCGGGCGAACGCGTCGGCGTCCGGGTCCCCTCGGGCCCGCGCTTCGGCGTGGACGGTGCCTTCGAGGGCTTCGTCCGGCTGCCCTTCACGGTCGGCGGCGCGGTCGCCGACGAGGCCGCCGTCCGCCTCGCCGCCGCGGCGCGGCTGGTGGAGTCGGGCGTGGGCGGGGGCGTGGAGCCGCCCCGCTCGTTCGTGGCGTAGTGGCGTAGGGGACGGAGCGCGGCATCGGCGCGCACGACGAGAGGCCGGTACGGACCCGGGTCCGTACCGGCCTCTCGGCCTGTCGGCGGTGCGCTCAGCCCTCGGCGGGCACCGGAGTGTGGCGCGGGGCCGGCTCCCCCTCGTAGCGGGCTACGGGGGCGACGTCGGGCTCGTGGCGTGGCGGGGCGGGCGCAAGGGCGGCGGCGGGCGCCGGGTCGGGGGCCGAGGCCGGGACCGCCTCGACCGGCACCTTCTTGAGCGCCGCCGTGTCGAACCCCTCAGAGTCGAAGTCCTCCGACACTGCGCCCGTCACTTCGGCCCCGGCCGTCCCGACGGCCACGGCCTCCGCCGCCGTGCGGCGTTCCGGCAGGAGCGCGAGGACCGCCTGGCGGTGTGCCTCGCTCGTCGCGTCGTCGTACGGGTCGGGCGTCGCCGGCACCTGGAGCCGCAGGACAGGGCCGGTGCCGAGGCGGGCGTAGCCACGGCCCGGCGGCACCTGGGGCGTCGGCGTGGTGTGCGGTGCGGTCCCGAGGACGGACTCGACCTGCTCGGCGGAGGCGGGGCCGAGCACGATCCGCGCCCGGGTGTGGCTCCGTACCGTCTCGCTCAGTGTGTCCGTGCTGTCGAACTGTTCGGCGACCACCACCGTGACCTGCGCCGCCCGCCCGTGCCGCAGCGGCACCTGGAGCAGCTCCTGCGGGTCGGGCCGGCCGTCGGCGGCGGCCAGGTGGCCGAGGACGCCCGGCCGGTCGAGGAGGATCCACAGCGGCCGCCGGGTGTCCTCCGGCGCGGGGTGTCCCGCCTGCCGCGCGCGGTTGGCGGCGATCAGCCGCCGCTCCGTCTCGTGCGCCGCCCACTCCAGGCTGGCCAGGGCGCCGGAGAGCCCGCACTCGACGGCGAGGACCCCTTCGCGGCCGGTCAGGCAGGCGTACTCGCCGGTGCCGCCGCCCTCGACGATCAGGACGTCTCCGTGGGGGAGGGCCTGGAGCGCGATCGAGCGCAGCAGGGAGGTCGTGCCGCTGCCCGGCTGGCCCACGGCCAGCAGGTGCGGTTCGGCGGAGCGGGGGCCGGTGCGCCAGACCACGGCGGGGGCGTCCTCCGTGCCGTCCGCCGCGACCACGGGCACGGTCCGCTGCACGGCGTCCCCGTCGGTGAAACCGAGCACGGTCTCGCCCGGGACGGTGACGAAACGCTGGGCGGCGATGGTGGTGGGCAGGGCGGGCAGCACGCTCATGACGAGCCGGTTGCCCTCCTGGTCCCAGTCGAAGTGGTACTCGCGGCCGCGTCCCGACTTGGCGTGCAGGAGCTGCTCGACGCGGGCCCGCGCGGCCGGCTCGCCGTCGGTGAAGTATGGGGGGTACGCGATCCTCAGCCGGGTCGGCCGTCCGTCCTCGTCGAAGGCGAACTCCCCGAAGGCGCCGCTCCATTCACCGCCGTGGGTGAAGAGCGGGGAGGGGTCGTCGGGGACGGAGAAGTACGGCACGAGGGCCTCGTACAGGCCCTTGAGCCGGGCGATCTCCGCGTCGTCGGGCCCGGTCCTGACGACCGGGCGTTCGCGCCCCTTCCACGCGGCGGCGCCCATGAGCGTGACGAGCGCGAGCAGCGGCCCGTACGGCACGAGGGCGACGACGAGGACGCAGGCCGCGACCAGGAGCAGCGTGGGACCGCGACGCTCCTTGGGGGTCGCGGCCCACTTGGCGCGCGCGGTCGCGGCCAGCTTCCGCAGACCACGGGAGACCGTGATGAGCGGCTGGAGCACATCGGTGGCGCTGTCGGCGGCCGTGCGCGCGATCTCTCGGCTACGAGCGATCTGCGCGCTGCCGCTGCTCAGAATGCGGGGGAGTGGTCGCCGGGCCACGTCGTACTCCTGGTTTCGTGGAAGGGGCTGGTGGAGGGGGCAGGGGATGGGCGCCCCCTCGGGGCGTCAGAACTTGATTCCGCCCAGGAGACCGGCGAGGCTCTGCCCGCCCGCCGTGATGCTCGGGGCGATGGCGGTGCCCGCGAGGTAGAAGCCGAACAGCGCGCTGACGAGGGCGTGTGAGGCCTTCATCCCGTCCTTCTTGAAGAACAGGAAGCAGATGATGCCGAGCAGGACCACGCCTGAGATGGACAGGATCATTTGGTGTTCTCCTGGTTGAGGGGACAGTCACCATGAGTCCTTCCAGGTTCACAGCAAGTATCTATGTGACTAAAGGTGCATTAGGGTGAAATTCGCCTGATTTCACTTGACCGGCGCAAGGCGGATGCCTCGCCCGGTGGCGAAAACTCCGCGGTGCGCTAGGAGCGGGTCGTTGGCCGGATCGGGGTGATCTTTGCCTCGGCGGGGCGCGGTCATGTCGACCGACGGGCAGTACCCTGTCGATTCACTCGTACGGCCGCGCTTGCCGTGCGCAGGTCAACACTGCAGGAGAGAGGCGGTCCCACCCGATGAGCGAGACTCCGGACCCCGAGGTCATCGAGCTGGCGTCCAAGGTCTTCGACCTCGCGCGCACGGGGGACGCCGAGGCCCTGGCCGCCTATGTCGACGCGGGTGTCCCCGCGAACCTCACCAACGACAAGGGCGACTCCCTCGTCATGCTCGCCGCCTACCACGGCCACGCCGCCGCGGTCTCGGCCCTCCTGGAGCGCGGCGCCGACGCCGACCGCGCCAACGACCGCGGCCAGACCCCGCTCGCGGGCGCCGTCTTCAAGGGCGAGGACGCCGTCATCCGCGCCCTGCTCGCCGGCGGGGCAAATCCGGAGTCAGGGACTCCGTCCGCCGTGGACACCGCACGCATGTTCGGCAAGGCTGAGCTGCTGGAGCTCTTCGGAGCCCGGTGAACGGGTACTGAACCCCAGGTGAGAGCAGCGTCGTAAATGTGGTCGCGGTGGCGAAATGGGTGGGTCATCATGACGTCGAGCCCGGCAGACCGGGCCACCGACGAGAGGCAGAGGAAGATGGTCACTGGCAAGCGCAGGACGACGAGCGGCCCGACATGCTGCCGCACGGCCTAGGCGTACACCGATGTATCGCCTGACCCGGGTCATCCCGGTCTCCCCCGGTCGTGTCGACAGCTTGATGTGAGGCGTCTTCCATGTTCGATCCAGTCATAGCGCCGAGCGGCACCTTGCTCGGCCTGCTGCAGAGGGGCCGCGGCGACGGCACCCTGCACGCGCTCGCCGCGCCACGGGCCGAGGCCCTCGCGGCCCTCAACCACTGCGTTCTCGCCGACCCCCGCCACGACTGGCAGGTCGAGAACCGCTCCCTCTACTACGCCCGTCTCTACCTGGACCTCCACGGCGGTCTCGAGGAGATCGAGGCGCACCTCTTCGGTGCCGAGGACCACCTCGACCCCGAGGAGTCCAGGACCGGGCTCGCGCTCGCCGTCCTGGGGCACCTCGCCTCCTACGGCCGCCAGGACGCCCTGCTCCTGCTCCGGCGCTACGCGGCGACCGGCACGAACTGGGCCTGGGCCCTGGACGAGCTGGCCCTGCGCGACGACGACGCCGGGCTCCGCGGGCTCGCCCTGCCCGTGCTCGCCCGCTTCCCGGCCGACCCGGCCGGCGACGCAGAGCTGGCGGGCGTCGTGCGTGACGCCTTCGAACCCCGGCCCTGGCGGCTGTGGGCCGAGGACCAGCGGGACGCCGTGGGCGCCCGGGTCAGGGCCGCCCAGGAGACGGGGTCCTTCGACCGCTGGCAGCGCCAGATGCGCCCCGCGGGCCCCCGCCCCGGCTGGAGCGTGCGGGCCGTCCTCGACTGGGCGCAGGAGGGGTACGAGCGAGGTGCCGTGCTCTACGGCCCCGCCGCCCGCTGCCTCACCGCCGTCGCCGGTCCCGAGGACCGCCCCGAGCTCCTCGCCGCCGCCCGCGACGGTTCCACGGGAGCGCGCGGCGCCGCACTGCACCACCTCGCCGAATCGCGGGACCCCGCCGTCCTCGACCTCGTGGAGGCCGCTGTCGACGGAGGCTCCGGCCCGGTCGCCGAGGCCGCCGTCGCCGCCTACCGGCGCATGTGCGGCGAGGACGCGGTCGCCCGCGCCCGTGCATGGGTCCGGCGCACCGACGAGCTCGGCACCGCCGCCGCCGAGGTCCTCGCCTGCCGCGGCACGGCGCAGGACGC includes:
- a CDS encoding polyprenol monophosphomannose synthase yields the protein MVGYSYVSEGAVVNDGGQRRYGPLGKALVIIPTYNEAENIKPIVARVREAVPEAHVLVADDNSPDGTGKFADEISAEDDHVHVLHRKGKEGLGAAYLAGFRWGIEHGYGVLVEMDADGSHQPEELPRLLTALKGADLVLGSRWVPGGRIVNWPKSREFISRGGSLYSRVMLDVPIRDVTGGYRAFRKETLEGLGLEDVASAGYCFQVDLARRAVAAGFHVVEVPITFVEREIGDSKMSRNIVVEALWRVTGWGLTARAEKVGKLLGRKSS
- the fxsA gene encoding FxsA family membrane protein, with product MTTGAPPPLAPKRSRARTLVPLAVAAWLVLEIWLLTVVANATGALTVLALLVGGAVLGATVVKRAGRRAFRNLTTTFQQAQAAAQTGQAPSPDGRTGAEDRNGFLMLGGLLLMVPGFASDAFGLLLLIPQVRTLLGRYAEKAVERRMAAAPPGSLQDAFQQARIHRPDGKVVQGEVVREDASQGPRRPEEPRPPLLP
- a CDS encoding RNA polymerase-binding protein RbpA produces the protein MSERALRGTRLVVTSYETDRGIDLAPRQAVEYACEKGHRFEMPFSVEAEIPPEWECKVCGIQALLVDGDGPEEKKGKPARTHWDMLMERRTREELEEVLAERLAVLRSGAMNIAVHPRDSRKSA
- a CDS encoding MFS transporter, with the protein product MTADTTEPEEYAAGPAERLREQRGWYFYDFACSVYSTSVLTVFLGPYLTSVARAASDAEGFVHPLGIPVRAGSLFAYAVSASIVVAVLVMPMVGAVADRTGRKKPLLAASAYVGAAATAGMFFLAGERYLLGAFLLIVANASLAVSMVLYNAYLPQIAEPDERDKVSSRGWAFGYTSGALVLVLNLVLYSGHDSFGLTEGEAVRICLASAGVWWGAFTLVPLRRLRDRHVRAAGAERAGAVGGGWRQLRATLKDMRRHPLTLSFLLAYLVYNDGVQTVISQASVYGSEELGLDQTTLITAVLLVQVLAVAGALGMGRLARTHGAKRTILASLAVWTLILAAGYFLPADAPVFFYCLAAAIGLVLGGSQALSRSLFSHLVPRGKEAEYFSAYEMSDRGLSWLGPLVFGLAYQLTGSYRDAIISLVIFFAVGFVLLARVPVRRAVEEAGNPLPERI
- a CDS encoding glycerophosphodiester phosphodiesterase; translation: MTRVRHPYLDHPSPLAFAHRGGTANGLENTAAAFRRAAAAGYRYFETDVHTTADGVLVAFHDSTLDRVTDTAGRIRDLPWAAVSEARVAGQEPLPLFADLLEEFPEARWNVDLKAESALEPLVDLIRRTGAWDRVCVGSFTESRVARAQRLAGPRLATSFGVRGVVGLRLRSLGIPAAVRAGAVAAQVPERQAGFPVVDRRFVREAHARGLQVHVWTVNDPERMDSLLDLGVDGIMTDHLETLRSVLTERGAWV
- a CDS encoding YczE/YyaS/YitT family protein, with protein sequence MSQSTTTTLGGSPLSIASGLHGRHLTRRLVQLYVGLTLYGVSSALLVRSGLGLEPWGVLHQGLAEKTGLTIGVVSIAVGAAVLLLWIPIRQKPGLGTVSNVFVIGVAMDGTLALVPDVHGLAGQVPLLALGIVLNGVATGLYIAARFGPGPRDGLMTGLHRLTGRSIRLVRTAIEVAVVATGFVLGGSVGVGTVLYALAIGPLAQYFLRWFAAPEPETTRPSPSVSVRPEVAPETPGQAILRP
- a CDS encoding PLP-dependent aminotransferase family protein, producing the protein MAQWTSAVGPAQLARQLQAQQPRPAGPGARKPPAYRALADGIRLLVLEGRVPVAARLPAERELAVALTVSRTTVAAAYEALRAEGFLESRRGAGSWTAVPAGNPLPARGLEPLPPEALGSMIDLGCAALPAPEPWLTRGVQGALEELPPYAHTHGDYPAGLPALRQMLADRYTARGIPTMPEQIMVTTGAMGAIDAICHLFAGRGERIAVESPSYANILQLMREAGARLVPVAMSEGLGSWDMGRWRQVLRDAAPRLAYVVADFHNPTGALADEDQRRQLVDAARSAGTVLVVDETMTELHLDDDVVMPRPVCAFDPAGSTVLTVGSASKAFWAGMRIGWVRAAPDVIRSLVAARAYADLGTPVLEQLGVNWLMGTGGWEEAVSLRRAQARENRDALVAAVRRELPEWEFSVPQGGLTLWVRTGGLSGSRLAEAGERVGVRVPSGPRFGVDGAFEGFVRLPFTVGGAVADEAAVRLAAAARLVESGVGGGVEPPRSFVA
- a CDS encoding ankyrin repeat domain-containing protein; the protein is MSETPDPEVIELASKVFDLARTGDAEALAAYVDAGVPANLTNDKGDSLVMLAAYHGHAAAVSALLERGADADRANDRGQTPLAGAVFKGEDAVIRALLAGGANPESGTPSAVDTARMFGKAELLELFGAR
- a CDS encoding HEAT repeat domain-containing protein codes for the protein MFDPVIAPSGTLLGLLQRGRGDGTLHALAAPRAEALAALNHCVLADPRHDWQVENRSLYYARLYLDLHGGLEEIEAHLFGAEDHLDPEESRTGLALAVLGHLASYGRQDALLLLRRYAATGTNWAWALDELALRDDDAGLRGLALPVLARFPADPAGDAELAGVVRDAFEPRPWRLWAEDQRDAVGARVRAAQETGSFDRWQRQMRPAGPRPGWSVRAVLDWAQEGYERGAVLYGPAARCLTAVAGPEDRPELLAAARDGSTGARGAALHHLAESRDPAVLDLVEAAVDGGSGPVAEAAVAAYRRMCGEDAVARARAWVRRTDELGTAAAEVLACRGTAQDAGLVLGALRGTIRAAGPDAPELAALVDGAGRLDIAVAAPVLRHVYRETSSSQLRGRVARALAATDPTFATGFAVECLWDCEETTREVAAQHAETGDVRVAERLRRLAADPAEEAEVQTAVRNRIGPDLQV